The DNA segment ttaaaatgtaaaacagaaaattcaataaaaaattatatacaaaaaagaagaaaatatcaAAGATGGCTGCCTTTCTAATAATGAGCGACAGCTTTTGTTTATTAAGTCATAAGTCATCTTACATTTCCTTCAACATCCCCCAAATGTTACTATGCTTTGGTAATATACAAATACATTCCATAGCTACTGAGCACGTTCAGACCCCTTTGGGCTGCGTGTGTGTGGCcccattagatagatagatagatagatagatagatagatagatagatatgtacaTCTACACATCTCAGTGTTCCTCTGAACATGCTGGTGCCCCCATTTTTTACTCCAGTCCTCTTGGCTCTCAGCGCTCATTAATTTTAGAAGGAGTGGTTGCCATCGCTGCATTTATTGGATGATTTGATGAATCAAATGGGTGATATCCAGTTCTAGCTGTATTTGGAGCAGACCCATTTAAACCAATGGACTTAAGTAACCAAATCCAtccatttcaataggtctgcccCAAAGATGGATTCGCTGGCTAtcacccaatttttaaaaaaatgctttagtGCTTCACGACTTCATTGTATTCCAATGCGAGAACATTTGGTTGAGAAGCAAATTGGAGCCttccaataaataaattaaatgccAGCATCAGTGTTGGGGAAATCCCAGACATCCAGGCACCACGCTGAGTGGTTGCTTAAAAGCTTGGTTCCTGCTACTAGGATGGGggtttgttttgggggttttttacaaTTAAAAATGGGACAATGGCATCTCAGCTATTTGAAAGCATTTCCCAACACTGAAGAGTAACATCTCTCTTCCCAACTCTGCTTTTCCACTCCAATACATAAAACCATGCAGCAAAAACCatatgaataagttaaaaacagacatcaattaaccgttatggaaagatgtattcttaattgcctgcataggcccaGAGGAACAAAAAAGTTTTCAGGAAGCATTTAAAAGCTGAAACAGAAGGTGCTTGCTGAATATGAGCTGATGGCACGATAACTTGTCGTTATGAAGTGAGCCTCACCAGCTTGAGGAAGACCAACAATGCTCCCGTAGACGATTAAggtgggatataagggttcaggagatcccctggacctaagttgttcagggttttgtaaattaatgcaaggaACTTGAACCTGGCTTGACCTTGCACAAGACATGTGGTTTAGTCCAACAAAAGGCCTCATTGCACACCAGACTTCTGGTCAAACAggtttgtgtttgttgttgttgtttagtcatttatttgtgtccgactcttcgtgaccccatggaccaaagcacaccaggcacttctgtcctccactgcctcccacagtttggtcaaactcatgctggtagcttcgaaaacactatccaaccatcttgtcctctgttgtccccttctccttttccttccctggaaaagacctcagagtcttttccagggagtcttctcttcccatgaggtggcaaaagtattggagcctcagcttcaggatctgtccttccagtgagcactcagggctgatttccttcagaatggatagttttgatcttcttgcagtccatgggactctcaagagtctcctccagcaccataattcaaaagcatcaattcttcggcgatcagccttctttatggtccagctctcacttccatacatcactactgggaaaaccatagcttttactatacggacctttgttggcatggcgatgtctctactttttaagatactgtctaggtttagTAGATTCTAAATCTAAAAGCACAACTCTGAAACCTGCCAAACCTATGTGTGGTGGGTTGTTGCGCATGCTCAGTATGGGAAACAAGACTGCTGATGCTTCACATTCGACAATCTTCAAAAACAATTCCAAATACATACCAAGGCTGCATGGACTTGGTATGTTCATGCTTCCCTTAATGGTTAATTTCCATAttgtatttgagctttcacaccatgtaaaagccacttccagaactaTCATGAATACAGTGCAACTATAGTggaaattaaagaaccttttaaggagggtgaaagaggagagcgcaaaatatggtctgaagctcaacatcaaaaaaactaagatcatggccactggtcccaccatctcctggcaaatagaaagggaagaaatggaggcagtgagagattttacttacttgggctccatgatcactgcagatggtgacagcagtcacgaaatttaaaaacgcctgcttcttgggagaaaagcgatgataaacctagacagcatcttaaaaagcagagacatcaccttgccaagaaaggcccgtatagttaaagctatggttttcccagtagtgatgtatggaagcgagagctggaccataaagaaggctgatcgccgaaaaattggtgcttttgaattatggtgctggaggagactcttgagagtcccatggactgcaagaagatcaaagctatccattctgaaggaaatcagccctgagtgctcattggaaggacagatcgtgaagctgaggctccaatactttggccacctcatgagaaagagaagactccctggaaaagactctgaggtcttttccagggaaggaaaaggagaaggggacgagagaggatgagatggttggacagtgttctcaaagctgccagtatgagtttgaccaaactgcaggaggcagtggaaaacaggagtgcctggcatgctctggtccatggggtcacgaagagtcggacacgactaaacgaacaAACAGCACTCCTCCCCATATTATTTGCAAAgggattttttccccctggaagcTAGAAACATGCAAATTAGCACTAAAGCTTTACCGTGTTCTGCTATACTTGCAGAAGAGGTGTCTGCATGGTGCAAAAGCTCAATATAATGTGGAAGTTAACAGTTAGGGGAAAGTcatgaaaacagaataaagcacCACATGGATGCAGCTTGCCTGGTTTTCTACAGtggtgtttcctaaacttgggtctccagctgcttgtggactacaattcccatcatccctgaccactggtcttgctagctagggatgaggggagttgtagtccacaagcagctggagacccgagtttgggaGCTATGAGTCCCCAAACCAGCAAGGATATTAAATCTAGCATGGTCTAGAAAGTTAGCAGTTAATACACTAGTTCATGGACACCATATTAGCGCTGGATGTGGGGAACCTGCCTGGCTAGAGATTCGTTGTGTGGTCTTTAAGGGCAAGGATGGATGGATGTGACTAGCACAAATCTAAGCCAAATACTCTTTCCCCCCACAGATATATAGCCCGTGACATAGAACAGCTTCGCCGAATGGGTATCACCCACATAGTAAATGCCGCTGCTGGAAGGTTCCATATTGACACGGGGGCCAAATTCTACAAAGACCTGCCGGTGGATTACTACGGAGTTGAAGCAGACGATGATCCAAAGTTTGATCTCAGCATTTACTTCCACCCGGCCGCTAAGTATATAAGAGCAGCACTGAGCTCTCCGAGAGGTAAATATAACAGGCAGGGCAATCTATGTCATCTCTGGGGTCCTGGCAGCCTTACTGCATTCAAAGCGCAGGTACGAAGCGAGTGGCTAAAGGACTGGCCCCGGTCcaggaagacctgggttcaaatcactgCTTAGCCATGGAGTTCGCTGGTATGCCTTGGGCAAATCCTTATCCCACAGCATCCCTAGTGAGGTGAGATGATAaaaggtctggaagccaagccttatgaggaatagctgagggaattgggtatgttttagccaggtaaagaggagactgagatgagatataatagccatcttcaaatatctaaagggctgtcccatggagggtggaccaaacttgttttctcctgttccggaGGCTAGGActgaaaccaatggattcaagctacaaggaaggaggttccaagtaaacttcaggaagaacattctgacagcaagagcctcccacaagaggtggggcactctccttccttggggggttttaagcagaggttcgatggccacctgccatttaTGAtctagtggagattcctgcatcgctgggggttggacttgttgatcctcagggttctttccagctctaaaattctataCTCAAATGGTCCAAGTGTCCATGAGAGATGCAACAATCATTTCCCCATTTAATCCTGATTTACCTCTTTCAATGGAAAATCCATTCAACTCCCCTGTGAAAATGGTAAATCTGAATGAATTTGGGTGAGGAATTTGGGACAGAATTCTGATGAGGACAATATTGTGCGGACACTGTCTTTGCTATGCTCTAtgctgtataggtaaaggtaaagggacctctgaccattaggtccagtcatgaccgagtctggggttgcggcgctcatctcgctttattggccaagggagccggcgtacagcttccaggtcatgtggccagcatgactaagctgcttctggcgagtcagagcagcacacggaaatgccgtttaccttcctgctggagtagtacctatttatctacttgcactttgacgtgctttcgaactgctaggttggcagcagcagggactgagcaacgggagctcaccccgtcccggggatttgaactgccgaccttctgattggcaagtcctaggctctgtggtttaaccgacagcgccacccgtgtccctattctaTGCTGTATAGTGGCATTCAAACAAAAACTGAAGGTTTCCAATCTATACTTTTTGTGCTTTCCTTGTTTGAAGCTCACATTGCAACAGAGAAGCACACAAACTTAGATTCTTCAACATGCCAAGTCAACGTTTGACATTTCAAAATCACAGAGATACACCGAATCATTTTGAAATCTAAAACACCAAACTCAGATAATTGAACCCTCAGAAGGAATACCCAGCTAGACATCTCTGTTTGTCCCTTCTTATACAGCTATATTAGCGCTCTGGGACTCTGGTTTCTTCTCATGTCACTGAAGGGAAATAGCCCCAGGAGAATTAATCCTACTTTGACATAGCTAACAAGGAACTCTCCCTTTAATTGGTGTGGCAGGAaatagaatgttggattattttgattgttgttagccgccctgagcccagcttcggctggggagggcggggtataaataaaatttattattattattattagctgcatTGCAAAAGAGATAGGACAGAATTGGGGCTGAGCTCCTCTGCATTTTACCATCCCCCACTTTTCGTGAGGCAGCTGGATGAACTGGTAGGTCTTAAGATTTTAACAGGACAAGGGGAAATGACGGAAAGTTCTGATATTTACTGGTAAGAGTCAGAAAAGGCATTCAATCAACATCCATATATCATAATTTGCTGGTGAAGAAGTCACACCAGGATTATGACACAAAGATTTCTGACATTCCCCACTGGGTTTCGCAATCTTGACCTACTGGCAAGTCTCAACATATACCATACCAAGAAGCCTGGGGTTTTCGTACCCTGACATATATGCGATGCTcttgtcttctcttctcttgcagGCAAAGTACTAGTTCACTGTGCCATGGGCATAAGCCGCTCTGCCACCCTTGTGCTTGCCTTTTTGATGATCTGCGAAAACAAGACCCTCGTGGATGCCCTAAAGTCTGTGCGAGAACATAGAGGAGTCTGCCCAAACTCTGGTTTCCTCAGCCAGCTCCGAGATCTTGACATCCGGTTAAACAGCGAAAGGGGAAGGTCAAGAGGTGATGCCTTGAAACTTTAGCTGAAGGGTGCCCTACGCTGTGGCTCAAGACAAAGCCGAAAGTCAGAGAGACAAAAGGAGGCAAGCCTCAGAAATACCTGAACTCTGTGTTAGAAGAGGTGTCTGGGTAGTGAAATGAAAATAGTGAAGTATTTCTTTGATGTTAGAAACTAAGTCGAGATTAAAGGCACGCCAGACATTTGGCATACATGTTTTTGATTGATGCATGGACAGGTGAGAGCACTGGTAAAAGGGGCCATAACTGCAACAGAAGAATTAAATATACAAAGGGAAAGAAGGCAAGGCTAGGTTGCAGCAGAGTCAAAACAGGAGAGGTTTATAGAGGAGAGCAAAGTGATCATAAATCAATAACATTATTCGGTGAAACAAAAGGCTTGAACAAAGTTATTCTGTTGTTTCCAAGTCCGGCAAGAACATTGCCAGCTGAGCATTTCACATTTCAGTAAGCTGGACGCAGCCAGCGGGAGAAATTCAAAGGAATCCATGCACAGAAAAGCATGAAATAAGTACATTTATTTAATCTGGAGCACACTGGCCTTCGCACTGGTGGGCTGGGACCCACAACTGAGAGGTGCCCCAACCTAAGGTGGGGTTGAATTACTGGCACCACTGAATTTGCCTTACTCTAAGAATTGCTCTACAGCAAGGGTagccattgttggactacagctcccatcatccctagaggacatagccaatggtcagggatgatgggagttaattttgttttgttttctttattaaatttctatactgcccttcatctgagcatTACAGGGCAGCTGATGATAAGAGAGACACTAAAATAtgtaccataaaggtaaaggtaaaggtacccctgcccgtacgggccagtcttgacagactctggggttgtgcgcccatctcacttaagaggccaggggccagcgctgtccggagacacttccgggtcacgtggccagcgtgacatcgctgctctggcgagccagagccgcacacggaaacgccgtttaccttcccgctagtaagcggtccctatttatctacttgcacccgggggtgctttcgaactgctaggttggcaggcgctgggaccgagcaacgggagcgcaccccgccgcagggattcgaactgccgacctttcgatcggcaagccctaggcgctgagtcttttacccacagcgccacccgcgtccctatgtactATGTACCATAGTAACCAACAAAAACAGCTCCTCCATACACTGTTTAAAAGACCATTGATAgtctaattagccaaaggcctgggaggaatatttttgcctggcacctaaaggtacgtagcgaaggtgccaggcaagactccatggggagagcattccacaagtgaggaAACAGCGCAGAAAAAGTctgctctcatgttgccacccgcCGGATCTCTCGCAGAGGAGGCGCACGAGTTGTCACctaacaacatgtggagggctccACATTGACAGCAGTGACAGCTGTCTTTTTAAATCTCCCATGGAGCTAAAAGCAGCAAGGAGGTGGCACTATTCATTCTTGCCCTTTCCACAAGGAGCCCATGTTCTCCCTTGCTATTTTCAGATTAATCTTGTAAAGATCAggctgggtgtgggtgggtgttgtgaTAATCTCAGTGACAAGAGGGAATTGAAACATGCGCCTAGAATATCAACATCCAAACAGGAATGGCACATTAAGAAAaagatggtaaaaggtaaaggtaaaggacccctggacggttaagtccagtcaaaggcgactacggggttgcggcactcatctcgctttcaggccaaggcagctggcctttgtccacagacagctttccgggtcatgtggccagcaggactaaaccgcttctggtgcaacggaacaccgggATGGAagtcagagcacacggaaatgctgtttaccttcccgccacagtggtacctatttatatatctgcactggtgtgctttcagacagctaggtttgcaggagctgggacagagcaatgggagctcaccccatcacggggattcgaactgccgatcagcaaggccaagagcaggggtccccaaactaaggcccatgggccggataagacctgagggactcgtttatccagccCGCGGCGACCCCCGCTGCCGCCACCTGCTCTTACTGGCGCTGCACTGCTGCCCACTTCCGCGgcagaggagcactggaaatagcttgtgcgcatgaaTGTTATTTGAGCATGCGCAAgtgttatttccagtgcacattgGGGTCGGAgaaggcccgtgcacatgcgcacaagctatttctggtgctcctccgacccggaagtgcgccggaaatagcatgtgcgcacATGTATGGACATGCGCTCCCCCGCCCTCTGGCCCTCCGCacgatcggcgctggagacaccggcccgaggcgcggtaagttggctgacccctgcccaagaggctcagtagtttagaccacagcaccgcctGCTGACCCTCTTCCAGGGTGTGACCTATCTCACTCAGGGGGCTGCTATTCACTAAGACAAAGACCATGGAAGAGAAAACCCCCCTTCTGTTTGGCCCTTGGCCAACTGGGCCTTTCAGCACCAACCACAGGAGCAATCGGAGAACACTTTGGCTATTAGTTCTACCCACCCGCACACCCCCACTACTGAAAGCCCTAACCCTGCCCCAGAACCAGCATTTCCAAATCAAAAGTTGGCAGCTACCGCGAGTGTCTTGCTCCTTCctgctccctccttccttcctggctCGACTCTTTCCTCTCCATCTGGGTTTAGTGAGTTAAGTAACTTATTTGGCTCTGCTTTCTCCCTCCTTGGCTCTTCAGTTGACTGATTTATTACCTCACTTTCCTTCTGCAAATAAAGCCCCGTGTGCAAAAGCCAGGAGGATAAATAATACAGCACAGACCTTTAAAACACCACAGATTCTAAACAAAAAACAGGAGACCTGCTTCATCTTAAGGTCATAAACTCCCATTGCAATTTTTATCTTACGGGAACCCTTCTCCcaacgcacacgcacacacgcagaAGAGGAAAAAGCAAGAAAAGTCTTTCCCCTTCCAGAGAGCTCAGCCTTATTTTAGCTCAGGGGTTGCAAATTCTTATTTTGATTTGATCCCTAGATTCTGGCAAGGAAGGTTATTGCAAAGTGACTGCCTGGAAGGACAATCTAAACAATTCTCATCTGCACAATGTTAGTTAATTTAAATgtttgcagtttttttaaaaaaaatgccaatTGCCCAAACACTGGTGCCACCCTGTATGGAAAACACAATCCAAGActtggcaaaaagaaagaaaactcatTTGTTTCATACTGACCTGAAGGTGATTTTGTTGACTGACAGCCTATCACTCTCCCTTAGTTCCGCCCTCTCACAACAGGCAACTTTTAACACCTGGACAACACTAGCATCAGCCTATATTGAATCACTATTAACTTTGGTTTCTGAGTATAAGGAAGTCCCCAGAGCTGAGGAAGAGTCAT comes from the Podarcis muralis chromosome 6, rPodMur119.hap1.1, whole genome shotgun sequence genome and includes:
- the DUSP13B gene encoding dual specificity protein phosphatase 13B isoform X1, whose translation is MRSNEESLSSLYFRMSWNSLNGDDLRRPNIRRTSSLTSSSQGSYETPEMGELQRMLWTPIPCRGNVNEVWPNLYIGDLYIARDIEQLRRMGITHIVNAAAGRFHIDTGAKFYKDLPVDYYGVEADDDPKFDLSIYFHPAAKYIRAALSSPRGKVLVHCAMGISRSATLVLAFLMICENKTLVDALKSVREHRGVCPNSGFLSQLRDLDIRLNSERGRSRGDALKL
- the DUSP13B gene encoding dual specificity protein phosphatase 13B isoform X2, with the translated sequence MSWNSLNGDDLRRPNIRRTSSLTSSSQGSYETPEMGELQRMLWTPIPCRGNVNEVWPNLYIGDLYIARDIEQLRRMGITHIVNAAAGRFHIDTGAKFYKDLPVDYYGVEADDDPKFDLSIYFHPAAKYIRAALSSPRGKVLVHCAMGISRSATLVLAFLMICENKTLVDALKSVREHRGVCPNSGFLSQLRDLDIRLNSERGRSRGDALKL